One region of Natronorubrum aibiense genomic DNA includes:
- a CDS encoding metallophosphoesterase family protein: MTTASSSFNDGLSFDTRYLELDAYDDVYVIGDVHGCLETLEELLSTLDLGPNDLGIFVGDLIRKGPASDGVLERVRTTPQLLSVRGNNEQKVIDGRATLESLDDRAHAYLESLPTAIAWEGGLVVHGGVDPNRPLAAHSDADVISMRAPDGDGYDGPFWFDEYQGPPRIFFGHTVLEDPLEREWAVGLDTGCVYGGSLTAYDVRKDRFVRVSTDGHKDRSDDKIVDADA; the protein is encoded by the coding sequence GTGACCACAGCTAGTTCTTCGTTCAACGACGGACTCTCGTTCGACACTCGGTACCTCGAGCTCGACGCCTACGACGATGTCTACGTCATCGGTGACGTCCACGGCTGTCTCGAGACCCTCGAGGAGTTGCTATCGACGCTCGACCTCGGACCGAACGACCTCGGCATTTTTGTCGGCGATCTGATCAGAAAAGGGCCAGCGAGCGACGGCGTTCTCGAGCGAGTTCGAACCACCCCACAGCTGCTGTCCGTCCGCGGGAACAACGAACAGAAGGTCATCGACGGGCGCGCCACGCTCGAGTCGCTCGATGACCGCGCCCACGCGTATCTCGAGTCGCTGCCGACCGCGATCGCCTGGGAGGGCGGCCTCGTCGTCCACGGCGGCGTCGACCCGAATCGGCCGTTGGCCGCACACTCAGATGCAGACGTCATCTCGATGCGGGCACCCGACGGTGACGGCTACGACGGCCCGTTCTGGTTCGACGAGTATCAGGGACCGCCACGGATCTTTTTCGGCCACACCGTGCTCGAAGACCCCCTCGAGCGCGAGTGGGCGGTGGGACTGGATACGGGTTGTGTTTACGGCGGCAGTCTGACGGCTTACGACGTCCGCAAAGACCGATTCGTGCGCGTCTCGACGGACGGTCACAAGGATCGTTCGGACGACAAGATCGTCGACGCCGACGCGTGA
- the ppk1 gene encoding polyphosphate kinase 1, with product MCESVSDDEQTGEGSETTTEAGSETTNDHDERPLDNGSTSDDGGEIPADENEATSSLESDERESWATVNEELRFRSSAAGFGTLEDGDETETDRGTVETESDDDRETAEIPAISDREAAETDSDADVSAVDLTESRYYLNRELSELAFQRRVLHEAIDDTNPLLERVKFLAILTTNMDEFVRKRIGGLKQQIAAGITEETPDGRTPAEQWEAALEEARPLFDRQSRCYRDEIRPALSDAGIQVVDYDDLSKAEQAQLRTQFESSILPTLTPLTFDPAHPFPFISNQSLSLAVLTREHPDAEVTFSRVKIPRNQRRFIQIGDETRYVLLEDIVRSNLELLFPDVELVETALFRVTRNAEVRRDEDVAEDLIELIEEVLEERRFGTVVRLEIERDAPDAIRDVLTRELDLDDREVFELDGPLDYRDFIELTALDRPALQVPEWTPQPHPRLGAHEDGTNIFDSVRERDVLVHHPYHAFEGTVQRFLETAANDPDVLAIKATIYRTASDSQIIESLIEAARNGKQVAVMVELKARFDEKNNLEWAKKLEEEGIHVAYGTVGYKTHTKTSLVVRREDDGVRLYSHVGTGNYHSETAKHYEDLGLLTADRDIGQDLVRLFNYFTGHSMHREYRKLLIAPGNMRERFTDLIRAEAERARAGENARIVAKMNRLEDPEIVRELYRASMAGVEIDLIVRDICRLRPGLEDVSETITVHSIVGRFLEHSRIFYFRAGGDERYYIGSADWMARNLDSRVEAITPIEAPPLQARLEDILETLLSDTENRWMMHSDGRYERCAQMSDSSLDAHQTFMQAASEPNQE from the coding sequence ATGTGCGAGTCAGTATCCGACGACGAGCAGACGGGGGAGGGAAGCGAGACGACGACAGAGGCAGGGAGTGAGACGACAAACGACCACGATGAGCGACCGCTCGACAACGGATCGACGAGCGATGACGGCGGCGAAATACCAGCCGACGAGAACGAGGCGACGTCATCGCTCGAGTCGGACGAGCGGGAGTCATGGGCGACAGTCAACGAGGAGTTGCGGTTTCGCTCGAGTGCAGCCGGATTCGGAACGCTCGAGGACGGAGACGAAACGGAGACCGACCGAGGGACGGTCGAGACGGAATCGGACGACGATCGAGAGACAGCCGAAATACCGGCGATTTCCGACCGAGAGGCGGCAGAAACGGACTCAGACGCCGACGTGTCGGCGGTCGACCTCACCGAGTCGCGCTACTATCTCAATCGTGAACTCAGCGAACTCGCATTTCAACGGCGCGTCCTCCACGAGGCCATCGACGACACGAACCCGCTGTTAGAGCGAGTGAAGTTTTTGGCCATCCTCACGACGAACATGGATGAGTTCGTCCGCAAGCGCATCGGAGGACTGAAACAGCAGATCGCCGCGGGGATCACCGAGGAGACGCCCGATGGACGAACGCCGGCCGAGCAGTGGGAAGCCGCCCTCGAGGAAGCCCGGCCGCTGTTCGACCGACAGAGTCGGTGTTATCGAGACGAGATCCGGCCCGCGCTTTCGGACGCCGGAATTCAGGTCGTCGACTACGACGACCTCTCGAAAGCCGAACAAGCGCAACTGCGGACGCAGTTCGAGAGTTCGATCTTGCCGACGCTGACCCCGCTGACGTTCGACCCGGCCCACCCGTTCCCGTTTATTTCGAATCAGAGCCTCTCGCTTGCGGTCCTGACCCGAGAACACCCCGACGCCGAAGTCACCTTTTCGCGGGTGAAGATCCCCCGCAATCAGCGCCGGTTCATTCAGATCGGCGACGAGACGCGGTACGTCCTGCTTGAGGACATCGTCCGATCGAACCTCGAGTTACTGTTTCCGGACGTCGAACTCGTCGAGACGGCGCTGTTCCGGGTGACGCGAAACGCCGAGGTGCGACGCGACGAAGACGTCGCCGAAGACCTAATCGAGCTGATCGAGGAGGTGCTTGAGGAACGCCGCTTTGGGACCGTCGTCCGGCTCGAGATCGAACGCGACGCACCGGACGCGATCCGCGACGTGCTCACGCGGGAACTCGACCTCGACGATCGGGAAGTGTTCGAGCTCGACGGCCCGCTCGATTATCGGGACTTCATCGAACTGACGGCGCTGGATCGGCCGGCGCTACAGGTGCCCGAGTGGACGCCGCAGCCTCACCCGCGACTCGGCGCGCACGAGGATGGGACGAACATCTTCGACAGCGTTCGCGAGCGGGACGTCCTCGTCCACCACCCCTATCACGCCTTCGAAGGGACCGTCCAACGCTTTCTCGAGACGGCGGCGAACGATCCCGACGTGTTGGCGATCAAGGCAACGATCTACCGTACGGCGAGCGATTCCCAGATCATCGAGAGCCTGATCGAGGCCGCCCGGAACGGGAAACAGGTCGCCGTCATGGTCGAACTCAAAGCTCGCTTCGACGAGAAGAACAACCTCGAGTGGGCGAAGAAACTCGAGGAGGAGGGCATCCACGTCGCCTACGGCACGGTGGGCTACAAGACCCACACGAAGACGTCGCTGGTCGTCCGCAGGGAGGACGACGGCGTTCGACTCTACTCACACGTCGGAACCGGCAACTACCACTCCGAGACCGCAAAGCACTACGAGGACCTCGGATTGCTGACGGCCGATCGGGACATCGGGCAGGACCTCGTCAGGCTGTTCAACTACTTTACCGGCCACTCGATGCACCGCGAGTATCGAAAGCTGCTCATCGCGCCGGGGAACATGCGCGAGCGGTTCACCGACCTGATTCGGGCCGAAGCCGAGCGGGCGCGAGCGGGCGAGAACGCTCGGATCGTCGCCAAAATGAACCGACTCGAGGACCCCGAGATCGTCCGGGAACTCTACCGGGCGTCGATGGCCGGCGTCGAGATCGATCTCATCGTGCGGGACATCTGCCGGCTCCGCCCGGGACTCGAGGACGTCAGCGAGACGATCACGGTTCACAGCATCGTCGGCCGCTTCCTCGAGCACTCCCGGATCTTTTACTTCCGGGCCGGCGGCGACGAGCGCTACTACATCGGCTCGGCCGACTGGATGGCGCGCAACCTCGACAGCCGCGTCGAAGCGATCACGCCGATCGAGGCACCGCCGCTGCAAGCGCGCCTCGAGGACATCCTCGAGACGCTGTTGAGCGATACGGAAAACCGGTGGATGATGCACTCGGATGGACGCTACGAGCGGTGTGCGCAGATGTCAGACTCGAGTCTGGACGCCCACCAGACGTTTATGCAGGCGGCGAGCGAGCCGAATCAGGAGTGA
- the pstA gene encoding phosphate ABC transporter permease PstA encodes MATADESSGSWFGADGQVSQRRGLLFKLSCLGATLLALLLVLVFLLYVANDAIQPFTADSGWLATVAATVVLPALALAAYYYRDAGPSGTVAYISLGLPIATTLLTGGVVILFRHVISPHGWLALAIAAAVAAAVLEAHARTRTASALERLAVVVLVPWFALIGIPGFSVDYTVKTPLLGQELFDLTMSVPTLVPSLRGLIVSLPVLPTAALSLLASFTLPIAAVAAMYVRRVRESDRAGAIGGVATLVAAGLGMVAAPIAGLAPETGVIAATVVGTPVGLYVESVQRRGEGTAGLAFPVVIGGGAVLAAVLVNALGFAGPDLWLDWQFLNSSHSTTPADAGIYPALVGSVMMLTVVAVSAFPIGVGAAVYLEEYAPNQGRAGQFVEFIEINIANLAGVPSVVYGVLGLALFVRTAGLQSGIVVVGGFTIALLILPIIIVSAQEAIRGVPDSMRQASYGMGATKWQTVRSVVLPRAMPGILTGTILALGRAIGETAPLLMVGVAAVVRIPPNSFFGLFSAMPRQIYSWSRLISTDFRYGVLAAGVLTLLIVMLMMNASAIVLRNKYQRNS; translated from the coding sequence ATGGCGACCGCAGACGAGTCCAGCGGGAGTTGGTTCGGTGCTGACGGACAGGTCAGCCAGCGGCGCGGACTGCTGTTCAAACTGAGCTGTCTCGGCGCGACGCTTCTCGCGTTGCTCCTCGTGTTGGTGTTCTTACTCTACGTCGCCAACGACGCAATCCAGCCGTTTACGGCTGACTCGGGGTGGCTCGCCACCGTCGCAGCGACGGTCGTGCTTCCGGCACTCGCGCTCGCTGCCTACTACTATCGCGACGCGGGGCCGTCGGGAACCGTCGCGTACATCTCGCTTGGCCTGCCGATCGCTACGACGTTGCTCACCGGGGGCGTTGTCATTCTCTTTAGACACGTCATCTCACCGCACGGCTGGCTCGCACTCGCCATCGCCGCCGCGGTCGCGGCTGCCGTCCTCGAGGCCCACGCACGCACCCGAACCGCGAGCGCACTCGAGCGACTCGCGGTCGTCGTCCTCGTGCCGTGGTTTGCCCTGATCGGAATTCCCGGCTTCAGCGTCGATTATACGGTCAAAACGCCGCTGTTAGGACAGGAGCTGTTCGACCTGACGATGTCGGTCCCCACGTTGGTGCCGAGCCTTCGGGGCCTGATCGTCTCGCTACCGGTCCTGCCGACGGCAGCGTTGTCGCTTTTGGCATCGTTTACGCTGCCGATCGCCGCGGTCGCCGCTATGTACGTTCGGCGCGTCCGCGAATCTGACCGTGCCGGCGCGATCGGAGGCGTTGCAACGCTCGTCGCCGCTGGGCTCGGTATGGTCGCGGCACCCATCGCCGGACTTGCCCCGGAGACGGGCGTGATTGCGGCGACCGTCGTCGGCACGCCGGTTGGCCTGTACGTCGAGTCCGTCCAGCGACGCGGTGAGGGGACGGCTGGACTCGCTTTCCCCGTCGTGATCGGTGGCGGTGCGGTCCTCGCAGCCGTTCTCGTCAACGCACTTGGGTTCGCCGGCCCTGATCTCTGGCTCGACTGGCAGTTCTTGAACAGTTCGCACAGTACGACGCCGGCGGATGCCGGGATCTATCCCGCGCTCGTCGGCTCGGTGATGATGCTCACCGTCGTCGCGGTTTCGGCGTTCCCGATCGGCGTCGGCGCGGCGGTCTATCTGGAGGAGTACGCGCCGAATCAAGGACGAGCCGGACAGTTCGTCGAGTTCATCGAGATCAACATCGCCAACCTCGCCGGCGTGCCATCGGTCGTCTACGGTGTGCTCGGCCTCGCGTTGTTCGTCCGGACGGCCGGCCTCCAGAGCGGGATCGTCGTCGTCGGCGGGTTTACCATCGCGTTGCTCATCCTCCCGATCATCATCGTCTCCGCACAAGAGGCGATCCGCGGCGTGCCTGATTCGATGCGACAGGCGTCGTACGGGATGGGCGCGACGAAGTGGCAGACCGTCCGGAGCGTCGTCCTCCCGCGTGCGATGCCGGGCATCCTGACGGGGACCATCCTCGCGCTCGGTCGCGCGATCGGGGAGACGGCACCGTTACTGATGGTTGGCGTCGCCGCCGTCGTTCGGATCCCGCCGAACTCGTTTTTCGGCCTGTTCAGCGCGATGCCACGCCAGATCTACTCCTGGTCGCGACTCATCTCCACTGACTTCCGGTACGGCGTCCTCGCCGCCGGCGTGTTGACGCTGCTGATCGTCATGTTGATGATGAACGCGAGCGCGATCGTGCTTCGGAACAAGTACCAGCGAAACAGCTGA
- the pstC gene encoding phosphate ABC transporter permease subunit PstC: MSTDSVDADLTRSVDGRIAKERLYHWLLFGCAALTIFVTVGIVVTLAADAVTFFRQVDALGFLTGTTWESSRGTFGVLPLVSATLIVTVVSAMVAIPIGTAAAVYLSEYASDRMRSVLKPALEILAGIPTVVYGYLALVYLTPWLRAAGLELNLFNLLSASIMVGIMIIPMVSSISEDAMSAVPDSLRQAGYGLGATKYEVSTGIVIPASISGIFSSYILALSRAIGETMIVVMAGGMQARMFDITNPFANLFNSGQTMTAAMVHAVTSDATGGTPEFYSMFAIGLTLFFITFAMNLLSNRIAMRYREEYQ, from the coding sequence ATGAGTACTGATTCAGTAGACGCTGACCTCACCCGGTCAGTTGATGGACGAATCGCAAAAGAGCGGCTGTATCACTGGCTGCTGTTTGGCTGTGCGGCCTTGACTATATTTGTCACAGTCGGTATCGTTGTGACACTGGCAGCCGATGCAGTGACGTTCTTTAGACAAGTCGACGCGCTCGGATTTCTCACCGGCACGACGTGGGAATCGAGTCGGGGCACGTTCGGCGTGCTCCCGCTCGTCAGCGCGACGCTCATCGTGACGGTCGTCTCGGCGATGGTCGCGATCCCGATCGGCACTGCAGCCGCGGTCTATCTGAGCGAATATGCGAGCGACCGCATGCGCTCGGTGTTGAAGCCGGCCCTCGAGATCCTTGCGGGCATCCCGACGGTCGTCTACGGCTATCTCGCGCTCGTCTACCTCACGCCGTGGCTCCGCGCAGCCGGCCTCGAGTTGAACCTGTTCAACCTGCTTTCGGCGTCGATCATGGTCGGTATCATGATCATCCCGATGGTGTCGTCGATCAGTGAAGACGCGATGAGTGCGGTTCCCGATTCGTTGCGTCAGGCCGGCTACGGCCTCGGTGCGACGAAGTACGAAGTGTCGACGGGGATCGTCATCCCGGCCTCGATTTCGGGGATCTTCTCGTCGTACATTCTGGCGCTGTCGCGAGCGATTGGTGAGACCATGATCGTCGTGATGGCAGGCGGGATGCAAGCACGGATGTTCGACATCACCAATCCGTTCGCGAATCTGTTCAACTCCGGCCAGACGATGACGGCCGCGATGGTCCACGCCGTGACGAGCGACGCCACGGGCGGGACGCCGGAGTTCTACTCGATGTTCGCGATCGGGTTGACGCTGTTTTTCATCACCTTCGCGATGAACCTGCTGAGCAATCGAATCGCTATGCGCTACCGAGAGGAGTACCAATGA